The proteins below come from a single Dermacentor albipictus isolate Rhodes 1998 colony chromosome 7, USDA_Dalb.pri_finalv2, whole genome shotgun sequence genomic window:
- the LOC139047939 gene encoding leukocyte elastase inhibitor-like, whose translation MASPPKQTPPGGKSHGFLRPTSTVTAASSPQPEGEQPQSPTKPAANVAASPTPSCDSPPGAQEAAATATAAVKGSDGGATPGPPPELQPVQDCGRLLNRLSQSLLASMLDVPSRVQWNLLMSPISLATALASLVAGCEGPTKEDLCNVLRLTLPEVEAIVERFKTEAAEHMFYVANRMFLQSNCPLLATFRSHIEAKYMTTAQNVDFESPEQSYVRAINEWCSNATNGKVPAVVTRKTFAASSSMVLVSAVYFKGLWKDKFYPNATHMMKFHVSRADTLDVRMMTRTGRFPYAEVPSLRIRALEVPYRTEKLTMVLILPTEVDGLRLTQQSLLAGDTLWEVTRKLRPRANVRLGLPKFVLTARNKMRDLLEGIGSHRPFDPEQAQFINISGFKGLHTTEIIQAVTVEVSEDGNEITRTSALVNEVVAKMAPTTQFLVDRPFLFFVRSKATGAILLFGCVRQPLEWRPDSPDNSALL comes from the exons ATGGCGTCGCCTCCGAAACAGACACCTCCGGGCGGAAAGTCCCACGGCTTCCTGCGTCCCACGTCGACGGTGACGGCCGCCTCCTCGCCGCAGCCGGAGGGTGAGCAGCCACAGTCGCCGACCAAGCCAGCGGCCAACGTCGCGGCTAGCCCGACGCCGTCGTGCGATTCCCCGCCGGGCGCCCAAGAGGCGGCGGCGactgcaacagcagcagtgaAAG GCAGCGATGGTGGCGCGACCCCCGGTCCACCGCCGGAGCTGCAGCCGGTGCAGGACTGCGGCCGCCTGCTGAACCGGCTGTCGCAGTCGCTCCTCGCGTCCATGCTGGACGTGCCGTCCCGCGTCCAGTGGAACCTGCTGATGTCGCCCATCTCGCTGGCCACCGCGCTGGCCTCGCTCGTCGCCGGCTGCGAGGGTCCCACCAAGGAGGACCTCTGCAACGTGCTGCGTCTCACGCTGCCCGAGGTCGAGGCCATCGTCGAGCGCTTCAAG ACCGAGGCGGCGGAGCACATGTTCTACGTGGCGAACCGGATGTTCCTGCAGTCCAACTGCCCGCTGCTGGCGACCTTCCGGTCGCACATCGAGGCCAAGTACATGACCACCGCGCAGAACGTGGACTTCGAG AGCCCGGAGCAGTCGTACGTGCGCGCGATCAACGAGTGGTGCAGCAACGCGACCAACGGCAAGGTGCCCGCCGTGGTGACGCGCAAGACGTTCGCGGCCAGCTCGTCCATGGTGCTGGTGAGCGCGGTGTACTTCAAGGGCCTCTGGAAGGACAAGTTCTACCCGAACGCCACGCACATGATGAAGTTTCACGTGTCGCGCGCCGACACCCTGGACGTGCGCATGATGACGCGCACGGGCCGCTTCCCGTACGCCGAGGTGCCCTCGCTGCGCATACGCGCCCTCGAGGTGCCCTACCGCACCGAGAAGCTCACCATGGTGCTG ATCCTGCCCACGGAGGTGGACGGTCTGCGGCTGACCCAGCAGAGCCTGCTGGCCGGCGACACCCTGTGGGAGGTGACACGGAAGCTGCGGCCCCGGGCCAACGTGCGCCTCGGCCTGCCCAAATTCGTGCTCACGGCGCGCAACAAGATGCGGGACCTGCTCGAAGGTATCGGCTCGCATCGGCCTTTCGACCCCGAGCAGGCACAGTTCATCAACATCTCGGGCTTCAAGGGGCTGCACACCACCGAGATCATACAGGCCGTCACCGTAGAG GTGTCCGAGGACGGCAACGAGATCACGCGCACCTCGGCGCTGGTGAACGAGGTGGTGGCCAAGATGGCGCCGACCACCCAGTTCCTGGTGGACCGGCCCTTCCTGTTCTTCGTGCGGAGCAAGGCCACGGGCGCCATCTTGCTCTTCGGGTGCGTCCGGCAGCCGCTGGAGTGGCGGCCCGACAGCCCGGACAACTCGGCGCTGCTCTGA